Proteins found in one Vigna radiata var. radiata cultivar VC1973A unplaced genomic scaffold, Vradiata_ver6 scaffold_83, whole genome shotgun sequence genomic segment:
- the LOC106754089 gene encoding GDSL esterase/lipase At5g33370-like has protein sequence MTNALVLGFCAIISLVVAPCSISAQPTRAFFVFGDSLVDSGNNDFLATTARADAPPYGIDFPSHRPTGRFSNGLNIPDLISLELGLEPTLPYLSPLLVGEKLLIGANFASAGIGILNDTGIQFLNIIHIYKQLKLFQEYQLRLSAHIGPEGARNLVNRALVLITLGGNDFVNNYYLVPYSARSRQFSLPDYVRYLISEYRKVLRRLYDLGTRRVLVTGTGPMGCVPAELAMRSRTGDCDVELQRAAALFNPQLVEMLNALNEEVGSQVFIAANAYRMHMDFVSNPRAYGFVTSKIACCGQGPYNGIGLCTPASNLCPNRDLYAFWDPFHPSEKANRIIVQQILRGTNEYMHPMNLTTIMDLDSMT, from the exons ATGACTAATGCTTTGGTGCTTGGTTTTTGTGCTATCATAAGCTTGGTTGTGGCACCATGTTCTATTTCTGCTCAACCAACAAGGGCTTTCTTCGTTTTTGGTGATTCACTGGTGGACAGTGGCAACAATGATTTCTTGGCAACCACTGCCAGAGCAGACGCTCCACCCTATGGCATTGACTTCCCATCACACAGACCCACTGGACGTTTCTCCAATGGCTTAAACATCCCTGACCTTATCA GTTTGGAACTTGGTCTAGAGCCTACACTGCCGTATTTGAGCCCCTTACTGGTCGGAGAGAAGCTACTGATCGGTGCCAATTTTGCATCAGCTGGGATTGGCATTCTCAATGATACGGGAATTCAATTT TTGAACATTATCCACATCTACAAGCAACTCAAGCTATTCCAGGAGTATCAGCTAAGGTTAAGTGCACACATTGGTCCGGAGGGAGCCAGAAACCTAGTAAACAGAGCACTCGTTCTCATCACTCTCGGAGGCAATGACTTTGTCAACAATTACTACCTGGTCCCCTACTCAGCAAGATCTCGCCAATTTTCTCTCCCAGACTATGTTCGCTATCTCATTTCTGAGTACCGCAAAGTTCTGAGG AGGCTTTATGATTTGGGTACTCGAAGAGTTCTTGTAACGGGTACTGGACCGATGGGGTGTGTTCCTGCGGAATTAGCCATGAGAAGCAGAACGGGTGATTGCGACGTGGAACTTCAGAGAGCCGCTGCATTATTCAATCCCCAACTGGTTGAAATGTTGAACGCACTGAACGAAGAAGTTGGTTCCCAAGTTTTCATTGCTGCTAATGCTTATCGCATGCACATGGATTTCGTTTCCAACCCTCGAGCTTATG GATTTGTGACATCGAAGATAGCTTGCTGTGGGCAAGGGCCATACAACGGGATTGGACTGTGTACACCAGCTTCAAACTTGTGTCCGAACAGAGACCTTTACGCGTTCTGGGATCCGTTCCATCCATCAGAAAAAGCAAACAGAATCATAGTCCAACAGATTCTGAGAGGCACCAACGAATACATGCATCCCATGAATCTCACCACCATCATGGACCTCGATTCCATGACCTGA
- the LOC106754156 gene encoding GDSL esterase/lipase At4g28780-like isoform X2 produces MDQRVFHSSMFLCLLLLITCNNIVLVPQAEARAFFVFGDSLVDNGNNNYLLTTARADAYPYGIDYPTHRATGRFSNGLNIPDIISEQIGSEPTLPYLNPALDGERLLVGANFASAGIGILNDTGIQFRLYELGARRVLVTGTGPLGCVPAELAQHSRNGECAADLQQASALFNPQLVQLVNQLNSEIGSTIFISANAFQSNMDFISNPQAYGFITSKVACCGQGRFNGIGLCTPVSNLCPNRNVYAFWDPFHPSERANRLIVETFMIGDTKYMNPMNLSTIMHLDSRT; encoded by the exons GTTAATCACATGTAACAACATTGTTCTTGTTCCACAAGCCGAGGCTCGAGCATTTTTTGTGTTTGGAGATTCGTTGGTTGATAATGGCAACAATAACTACCTACTCACCACTGCTCGTGCCGACGCATACCCTTATGGCATTGACTATCCAACTCACAGGGCAACCGGTCGATTCTCCAACGGCCTCAATATCCCGGACATTATCA GTGAGCAAATTGGGTCAGAACCCACGTTGCCGTATCTGAATCCTGCGCTGGATGGAGAGAGGCTACTCGTCGGAGCAAATTTTGCTTCTGCCGGAATAGGAATTCTCAATGACACTGGAATCCAGTTT AGGCTATATGAATTGGGAGCAAGACGAGTTTTGGTGACAGGAACAGGGCCATTAGGTTGCGTACCTGCAGAATTAGCACAGCATAGCAGAAATGGGGAGTGTGCAGCAGATCTGCAACAAGCTTCTGCATTGTTCAACCCGCAACTCGTACAGTTGGTCAATCAACTTAACTCTGAAATTGGTTCAACTATCTTCATTTCGGCTAATGCCTTCCAATCCAATATGGATTTTATCAGTAACCCACAGGCCTACG GTTTTATCACCTCAAAAGTTGCATGCTGTGGGCAAGGACGTTTCAATGGGATTGGACTGTGTACTCCAGTGTCTAACCTGTGTCCAAACAGGAATGTGTATGCATTTTGGGATCCCTTCCATCCAAGTGAGAGAGCAAACAGATTAATTGTGGAAACATTCATGATTGGAGACACCAAATACATGAACCCAATGAATCTCAGTACTATTATGCACTTGGATTCAAGGACCTGa
- the LOC106754053 gene encoding GDSL esterase/lipase At5g18430-like, whose product MAVPSGFVGTMVILFGVVVLAGVVEAKSRAFFVFGDSLVDSGNNNYLATTARADSPPYGIDYPSRKPTGRFSNGRNIPDLISEGMGAESVLPYLSPQLKGDNLLNGANFASAGIGILNDTGAQFLNIIRMYRQLDYFEEYQQRVSILIGVGRAKKLVNQALVLITVGGNDFVNNYYLVPYSARSRQFSLQDYVKYLIVEYRKLLMRLYDLGARRVLVTGTGPMGCVPAELAMRGTNGGCSAELQRAASLYNPQLQHMIQGLNKKIGKDVFIAANTARMHNDFVNNPAAYGFTTSRIACCGQGPYNGIGLCTPLSNLCPNRNLHAFWDPFHPTEKANRIIVEQIMSGSKRYMKPMNLSTVLALDATK is encoded by the exons ATGGCAGTTCCCTCTGGTTTTGTTGGCACCATGGTCATACTTTTTGGTGTGGTTGTGTTAGCTGGGGTGGTTGAAGCCAAGTCAAGGGCTTTCTTTGTGTTTGGAGATTCCCTCGTTGACAGTGGTAACAATAATTACTTGGCCACCACTGCACGAGCTGATTCCCCTCCTTATGGCATTGACTATCCATCTCGCAAACCAACTGGTCGTTTTTCCAATGGCCGCAACATCCCTGATCTTATCA GTGAAGGAATGGGTGCTGAATCCGTGTTGCCATATTTGAGTCCACAGCTAAAAGGTGACAATCTTCTGAATGGAGCCAATTTCGCTTCCGCCGGAATTGGCATTCTTAACGACACTGGAGCTCAGTTT CTGAACATAATCAGAATGTATAGACAGTTGGACTACTTTGAAGAATACCAGCAACGAGTGTCCATTCTCATTGGAGTAGGACGAGCAAAGAAACTTGTGAACCAAGCATTGGTCCTCATCACTGTTGGAGGCAACGATTTCGTGAATAATTACTACTTGGTGCCTTATTCTGCAAGGTCTCGCCAGTTTTCGCTACAGGATTATGTCAAGTATCTCATTGTGGAGTATCGTAAACTCTTGATG AGGCTATATGATCTGGGAGCTCGAAGAGTGCTCGTGACAGGAACTGGACCGATGGGTTGTGTTCCAGCAGAACTAGCCATGCGTGGAACAAATGGAGGATGTTCTGCTGAACTTCAGCGAGCTGCATCACTCTACAACCCTCAACTACAACACATGATACAAGGACTCAACAAGAAAATCGGCAAAGATGTTTTTATCGCTGCAAATACAGCACGGATGCACAATGATTTCGTAAATAATCCTGCAGCATATG GATTTACTACATCAAGAATTGCTTGTTGTGGGCAAGGACCGTACAACGGGATTGGGTTATGCACACCACTCTCTAACTTGTGCCCGAACAGAAACTTGCATGCGTTTTGGGATCCATTCCATCCGACAGAAAAGGCAAACAGAATCATTGTGGAGCAGATTATGTCGGGTTCTAAACGATACATGAAACCAATGAACCTCAGCACCGTCCTAGCATTGGATGCTACAAAATGA
- the LOC106754156 gene encoding GDSL esterase/lipase LTL1-like isoform X1, translating into MDQRVFHSSMFLCLLLLITCNNIVLVPQAEARAFFVFGDSLVDNGNNNYLLTTARADAYPYGIDYPTHRATGRFSNGLNIPDIISEQIGSEPTLPYLNPALDGERLLVGANFASAGIGILNDTGIQFINIIRISRQLQYFEQYQQRVSALIGVEQAQRLVNQALVLITLGGNDFVNNYFLVPFSARSRQFALPDYVVYLISEYRKILVRLYELGARRVLVTGTGPLGCVPAELAQHSRNGECAADLQQASALFNPQLVQLVNQLNSEIGSTIFISANAFQSNMDFISNPQAYGFITSKVACCGQGRFNGIGLCTPVSNLCPNRNVYAFWDPFHPSERANRLIVETFMIGDTKYMNPMNLSTIMHLDSRT; encoded by the exons GTTAATCACATGTAACAACATTGTTCTTGTTCCACAAGCCGAGGCTCGAGCATTTTTTGTGTTTGGAGATTCGTTGGTTGATAATGGCAACAATAACTACCTACTCACCACTGCTCGTGCCGACGCATACCCTTATGGCATTGACTATCCAACTCACAGGGCAACCGGTCGATTCTCCAACGGCCTCAATATCCCGGACATTATCA GTGAGCAAATTGGGTCAGAACCCACGTTGCCGTATCTGAATCCTGCGCTGGATGGAGAGAGGCTACTCGTCGGAGCAAATTTTGCTTCTGCCGGAATAGGAATTCTCAATGACACTGGAATCCAGTTT aTAAACATAATCCGAATCAGCAGACAATTACAGTACTTTGAACAGTATCAACAGAGGGTGAGTGCACTAATTGGAGTAGAACAGGCTCAAAGACTTGTGAACCAGGCACTGGTCCTCATAACATTAGGTGGCAATGATTTTGTTAACAACTATTTCCTCGTACCATTTTCTGCGAGATCACGTCAATTTGCACTCCCAGACTATGTCGTATACCTTATTTCCGAATATCGCAAAATTCTTGTG AGGCTATATGAATTGGGAGCAAGACGAGTTTTGGTGACAGGAACAGGGCCATTAGGTTGCGTACCTGCAGAATTAGCACAGCATAGCAGAAATGGGGAGTGTGCAGCAGATCTGCAACAAGCTTCTGCATTGTTCAACCCGCAACTCGTACAGTTGGTCAATCAACTTAACTCTGAAATTGGTTCAACTATCTTCATTTCGGCTAATGCCTTCCAATCCAATATGGATTTTATCAGTAACCCACAGGCCTACG GTTTTATCACCTCAAAAGTTGCATGCTGTGGGCAAGGACGTTTCAATGGGATTGGACTGTGTACTCCAGTGTCTAACCTGTGTCCAAACAGGAATGTGTATGCATTTTGGGATCCCTTCCATCCAAGTGAGAGAGCAAACAGATTAATTGTGGAAACATTCATGATTGGAGACACCAAATACATGAACCCAATGAATCTCAGTACTATTATGCACTTGGATTCAAGGACCTGa
- the LOC106754152 gene encoding GDSL esterase/lipase At5g33370 — MATSMTLACYIVVLGISMLGLRGAEAQRAFFVFGDSLVDNGNNNYLATSARADSPPYGIDYPTGRATGRFSNGLNIPDFISQAIGASESTLPYLDPELNGERLLVGANFASAGIGILNDTGIQFVNIIRIYRQLQYWEEYQQRVSALIGAEQTQSLIEGALVLITLGGNDFVNNYYLVPYSARSRQYNLPDYVKYIISEYKKILRRLYEIGARRVLVTGTGPLGCVPAELAQRSVNGECSAELQRAAALFNPQLVQIIRELNSEIGSDIFVAVNTQQMHVDFISNPQRYGFVTSKVACCGQGRYNGIGLCTVASNLCPDRRVYAFWDPFHPSERANSLIVQQILSGTSDYMYPMNLSTILAMDSKKN; from the exons ATGGCTACTTCTATGACTCTTGCGTGTTACATTGTTGTTTTGGGGATATCGATGTTGGGTTTGAGAGGTGCAGAGGCACAACGTGCCTTCTTTGTGTTTGGGGACTCGCTTGTAGATAATGGAAACAACAATTATTTGGCAACTTCAGCTCGAGCTGATTCTCCTCCTTATGGCATTGACTACCCAACCGGAAGAGCCACTGGCCGTTTCTCCAATGGCTTGAACATTCCTGACTTCATCA GTCAAGCTATTGGGGCGAGCGAATCCACATTGCCATATTTAGATCCCGAGCTCAACGGAGAAAGATTGCTTGTCGGTGCCAACTTTGCTTCTGCTGGAATTGGAATTCTCAATGACACTGGAATCCAATTT GTAAACATAATCAGAATATACAGACAACTGCAGTATTGGGAAGAATACCAGCAGAGGGTGAGTGCTCTTATAGGAGCTGAACAGACTCAAAGCTTGATAGAAGGAGCATTAGTCCTCATCACTCTTGGAGGAAACGACTTCGTCAATAACTATTACTTGGTGCCTTACTCTGCAAGATCACGCCAATACAATTTACCAGACTATGTCAAGTATATCATCTCTGAGTATAAGAAAATTCTCAGG agGCTATACGAGATTGGAGCACGTAGGGTTTTGGTGACGGGAACTGGTCCTTTGGGTTGTGTGCCGGCGGAGTTGGCCCAGAGAAGCGTAAACGGTGAATGCTCGGCCGAGCTACAGCGTGCGGCGGCCTTATTCAACCCTCAACTTGTTCAGATAATCAGAGAACTCAATAGCGAAATTGGTTCTGATATCTTCGTTGCGGTCAACACGCAACAGATGCACGTTGACTTCATCAGTAACCCTCAACGATATG GATTTGTTACATCAAAAGTAGCATGTTGCGGTCAGGGAAGGTACAATGGTATTGGACTGTGTACTGTGGCATCGAACTTGTGCCCTGATCGTCGCGTTTATGCGTTTTGGGATCCTTTCCATCCATCAGAAAGGGCTAATAGTTTGATCGTTCAACAGATACTGTCAGGCACATCAGATTATATGTATCCAATGAATCTCAGCACCATTTTGGCTATGGATTCCAAGAAGAACTAG